The following are from one region of the Luteimonas sp. MC1572 genome:
- a CDS encoding iron ABC transporter permease produces the protein MNLHASRGAAAALRRLDPWQLAAAGIAVVVLLPLLSLAWTALQGSNGMWSHVVVHVLPTAARNTLLLLAGVGVLVVAIGTGAAWLVTAYEFPGRRTLAWALLLPLAVPTYIVAFAYLDLLHPLGPVQGMVRSLLGYDSPRDFRLPDIRSLAGCIVLLGFVLYPYVYLTTRAMFMTQAAGLIEAARTLGASPAAVFRRVALPLARPAIAVGTALALMEALNDIGASEFLGVQTLTVAVYTTWITRSDLPGAAQIALSMLVVVVALLALERHARRRQRYASGQRPRPMQPLRLRGGRAALAFALALLPVVVGFVLPAGYLVVETVARMGDGGVSPQLLASTRNTVLVAVVATLATVLAGLVMAWALRLAQGRRRERPAALRLRAASLGYAVPGTVLAIGLLMPLAWFDDGANLALHVFGMEPRMLLMGSVAALVLVYMLRFLAIAAGGIESGLARIPPSLDQAAASLGHRAGATLRRVHLPLLRPSLAAAALLVFVDAMKELSATLLLRPLNFETLATWLYAEASRGTYEEGAVAALLIVLVGLLPVVLLARTGLRFGQERAS, from the coding sequence ATGAACCTTCACGCAAGCCGCGGTGCCGCCGCGGCGCTGCGCCGCCTGGACCCCTGGCAGCTGGCCGCGGCGGGCATTGCCGTGGTGGTGCTGCTGCCGCTGCTGTCGCTGGCCTGGACCGCACTCCAGGGCAGCAACGGCATGTGGTCGCACGTGGTGGTGCACGTGCTGCCGACCGCCGCCCGCAACACGTTGCTGCTGCTGGCCGGCGTAGGCGTGCTGGTGGTCGCGATCGGCACCGGCGCGGCCTGGCTGGTCACCGCCTACGAGTTTCCCGGCCGACGCACGCTGGCCTGGGCGCTGCTGCTGCCGCTGGCGGTGCCGACCTACATCGTGGCGTTCGCCTACCTCGACCTGCTGCACCCGCTGGGGCCGGTGCAGGGCATGGTGCGCTCGCTGCTGGGCTACGACAGCCCGCGCGACTTCCGCCTGCCCGACATCCGTTCGCTGGCCGGCTGCATCGTGCTGCTCGGCTTCGTGCTCTACCCCTACGTGTACCTGACCACGCGTGCGATGTTCATGACCCAGGCGGCCGGGCTGATCGAGGCCGCGCGCACGCTGGGCGCCTCGCCGGCGGCGGTGTTCCGGCGCGTGGCGCTGCCGCTGGCGCGGCCGGCGATCGCGGTGGGTACCGCACTGGCGCTGATGGAGGCGCTCAACGATATCGGGGCATCCGAATTCCTTGGCGTACAGACGCTCACGGTGGCGGTCTACACCACCTGGATCACGCGCAGCGACCTGCCGGGCGCCGCGCAGATCGCGCTGTCGATGCTGGTGGTGGTGGTGGCGCTACTCGCGCTGGAGCGCCATGCACGCCGCCGCCAGCGCTACGCGTCCGGGCAGCGGCCGCGGCCGATGCAGCCCCTGCGGCTGCGCGGTGGCCGTGCCGCGCTGGCTTTCGCGCTGGCGCTGCTGCCGGTGGTGGTGGGATTCGTGCTGCCCGCGGGCTACCTGGTGGTGGAAACCGTGGCGCGGATGGGCGACGGCGGGGTGTCGCCGCAGCTGCTGGCGAGCACGCGCAACACGGTGCTGGTGGCGGTGGTGGCGACGCTGGCCACGGTGCTGGCGGGCCTGGTGATGGCGTGGGCGCTGCGCCTGGCGCAGGGCCGTCGCCGCGAACGCCCGGCCGCGCTGCGGCTGCGTGCGGCAAGCCTCGGCTATGCCGTGCCCGGTACGGTGCTGGCGATCGGCCTGCTGATGCCGCTGGCGTGGTTCGACGATGGCGCCAACCTTGCGCTGCACGTGTTCGGCATGGAGCCGCGGATGCTGCTGATGGGCTCGGTGGCGGCGCTGGTGCTGGTGTACATGCTGCGCTTCCTGGCGATTGCGGCCGGCGGCATCGAGTCCGGCCTGGCGCGCATCCCGCCGTCGCTCGACCAGGCCGCGGCCAGCCTCGGCCACCGCGCGGGCGCCACGCTGCGCCGCGTGCACCTGCCACTGCTGCGCCCGTCGCTGGCTGCGGCCGCGCTGCTGGTGTTCGTGGACGCGATGAAGGAACTGTCGGCGACGCTGCTGCTGCGGCCGCTGAATTTCGAGACGCTTGCGACCTGGCTGTATGCCGAGGCATCGCGTGGCACCTATGAGGAAGGGGCGGTGGCGGCATTGCTGATCGTGCTGGTGGGACTGTTGCCGGTGGTGCTGCTGGCGCGCACCGGGTTGCGCTTCGGCCAGGAGCGCGCGTCGTGA
- a CDS encoding ABC transporter ATP-binding protein, with the protein MSAPLLDVDVIDVAYPARGGPKVVVDGLSLRLEAGTIGCLLGASGCGKTTVLRAIAGFEPVRAGSITLDGDCVSSTRLSLPPEQRRVGMMFQDYALFPHLDVAANVAFGLQRLERAARGARVAELLALVGLSMSAAAYPHELSGGQQQRVALARALAPGPALLLLDEPFSNLDTDTREHLALELRALLKAAGTTVLMVTHDQAEAFAMADRIGVMDRGRILQWDTAEALYRRPADRFVAGFIGRGTLVPASSLGLPGDDDVLLRPDALHPDAAGAIHGELLAAGFRGPGHAGSVRLPGGYVVEIDLLEAHTPGGGISLRVDEDGLVRFPR; encoded by the coding sequence GTGAGTGCACCGCTGCTGGACGTGGACGTGATCGACGTGGCCTATCCGGCGCGCGGGGGGCCGAAGGTGGTGGTCGACGGCCTTTCGCTGCGCCTGGAGGCGGGCACCATCGGCTGCCTGCTCGGCGCGTCCGGCTGCGGCAAGACCACGGTGCTGCGTGCGATCGCCGGCTTCGAGCCGGTGCGCGCCGGATCCATCACCCTGGATGGCGACTGCGTGTCCAGCACACGGCTTTCGCTGCCGCCGGAGCAGCGCCGGGTGGGCATGATGTTCCAGGACTACGCGCTGTTCCCGCACCTCGACGTGGCGGCCAACGTCGCGTTCGGCCTGCAGCGGCTGGAGCGCGCGGCGCGCGGCGCGCGGGTGGCGGAGCTGCTCGCACTTGTCGGCCTGTCGATGTCGGCCGCGGCCTATCCCCACGAGCTGTCCGGCGGCCAGCAGCAGCGCGTGGCACTCGCGCGCGCGCTGGCGCCGGGCCCGGCGCTGCTGCTGCTCGACGAGCCGTTTTCCAACCTCGACACCGATACCCGCGAACACCTGGCGCTGGAACTGCGCGCGCTGCTCAAGGCCGCGGGCACGACGGTGCTGATGGTCACCCACGACCAGGCGGAAGCATTCGCCATGGCCGACCGCATCGGGGTGATGGACCGCGGCCGGATCCTGCAGTGGGACACTGCCGAGGCGCTGTACCGGCGGCCGGCCGACCGCTTCGTGGCCGGTTTCATTGGCCGCGGCACGCTGGTGCCGGCCTCGTCGCTCGGGCTGCCGGGCGACGACGACGTGCTGCTGCGTCCCGACGCGCTGCACCCGGACGCGGCGGGCGCGATCCACGGCGAGTTGCTGGCGGCCGGGTTCCGCGGGCCGGGGCACGCGGGCAGCGTGCGCCTGCCCGGTGGTTACGTGGTCGAGATCGATCTCCTGGAAGCCCATACGCCAGGCGGCGGGATCAGCCTGCGCGTGGACGAAGACGGCCTGGTGCGTTTCCCGCGTTGA
- the tgt gene encoding tRNA guanosine(34) transglycosylase Tgt: MSRMQFQLSARDGGARRGRLTFPRGVIETPAFMPVGTYGTVKGLLPEQVKALGAQIILGNTFHLYLRPGLEVIEAHGGLHGFMRWDGPILTDSGGFQVFSLAHRRKITEAGVTFSAPTDGSKVFLGPEESMHIQKVLGSDIVMIFDECPPVHVDGKPVDAGVVDRSMELSLRWAERSRRAHEGNDAALFGIVQGGVHHDLRSRSAEGLKVIGFDGYAIGGLAVGETEAERNAMLEHTCPQLPEDHPRYLMGVGRPEDLVEAVARGVDMFDCVMPTRNARNGHYFTSTGTVRIRNARHDRDNGPIEEGCGCPTCAGGYSRAYLRHLDRCNEMLGPILGTLHNLWYYQSLMAGMRAAIEAGTFQAFRESFHAVRAAAAARPG; encoded by the coding sequence ATGTCCCGCATGCAGTTCCAGTTGTCCGCCCGCGACGGCGGCGCCCGCCGCGGCCGCCTCACCTTCCCGCGTGGCGTGATCGAAACGCCGGCGTTCATGCCGGTCGGCACCTACGGCACGGTCAAGGGCCTGCTGCCGGAGCAGGTCAAGGCGCTGGGGGCGCAGATCATCCTTGGCAACACCTTCCACCTGTACCTGCGGCCGGGGCTGGAGGTGATCGAAGCGCACGGCGGCCTGCACGGCTTCATGCGCTGGGACGGGCCGATCCTCACCGACTCCGGCGGCTTCCAGGTGTTCTCGCTGGCGCACCGCCGCAAGATCACCGAAGCCGGCGTGACCTTCTCGGCGCCCACCGACGGCTCGAAGGTGTTTCTGGGGCCCGAGGAGTCGATGCACATCCAGAAGGTGCTCGGCTCCGACATCGTGATGATCTTCGACGAATGTCCGCCGGTGCACGTCGACGGAAAGCCGGTGGACGCCGGCGTGGTGGATCGCTCGATGGAGCTGTCGCTGCGCTGGGCCGAGCGCTCCCGGCGCGCCCACGAGGGCAACGACGCGGCGCTGTTCGGCATCGTCCAGGGCGGGGTGCACCACGACCTGCGCTCGCGGTCGGCGGAAGGGCTGAAGGTGATCGGCTTCGACGGCTACGCGATCGGCGGCCTGGCGGTGGGTGAGACCGAGGCCGAGCGCAACGCGATGCTCGAACACACCTGCCCGCAGCTGCCGGAAGACCATCCGCGCTACTTGATGGGCGTGGGCCGGCCCGAGGACCTGGTGGAAGCGGTGGCGCGCGGCGTCGACATGTTCGATTGCGTCATGCCAACCCGCAACGCGCGCAACGGCCATTACTTCACGTCCACCGGCACGGTGCGCATCCGCAACGCCCGCCATGACCGCGACAACGGGCCGATCGAGGAGGGCTGCGGTTGCCCGACCTGCGCCGGCGGCTACAGCCGCGCCTACCTGCGCCACCTGGACCGCTGCAACGAGATGCTCGGCCCGATCCTCGGCACCCTGCACAACCTCTGGTACTACCAGTCGCTGATGGCGGGGATGCGAGCGGCGATCGAGGCGGGAACCTTCCAGGCCTTCCGCGAGTCCTTCCATGCCGTACGCGCGGCCGCGGCCGCCCGGCCAGGCTGA
- the yajC gene encoding preprotein translocase subunit YajC: MSLPNPLDLLIAPAYAQAAAPAAAPSMLTTLAFPVILLLIMYFLMIRPQMKRAKEHRGMLEKLAVGDEVITSGGIAGVVRNIGDSFLTVEIANGVEIRVQKGSVGNVLPKGTLKAA; encoded by the coding sequence ATGAGCCTGCCCAACCCGCTCGACCTGCTGATCGCCCCCGCCTATGCCCAGGCCGCCGCCCCGGCCGCGGCGCCGAGCATGCTCACCACCCTCGCGTTCCCGGTGATCCTGCTGCTGATCATGTACTTCCTGATGATCCGCCCGCAGATGAAGCGCGCCAAGGAGCATCGCGGCATGCTCGAGAAGCTCGCGGTCGGCGACGAAGTGATCACCAGCGGCGGCATCGCCGGCGTGGTGCGCAACATCGGCGACAGCTTCCTCACCGTCGAGATCGCCAACGGCGTCGAGATCCGCGTGCAGAAGGGTTCGGTCGGCAACGTCCTGCCCAAGGGCACGCTCAAGGCGGCCTGA
- the secD gene encoding protein translocase subunit SecD, protein MLEFPRWKYVVILLVVLLSALYALPNIYPQDPSVQITANRGATIGAELRGKVDAALAEAGVTAKAVDTDDKEMMVRLTSLADQTLVSDALRPVLGEDYIVALNLASTVPAWLEAVGAKPMLLGLDLQGGVHFVLQVDQKAALDKRLDAYADEIRAVLRDNRIRYDSVERTAGGVTVANLADAADADRAMGLLATAQPTLLREAVGKRITVRVPDVELNQISTDAIDQNITTLRNRIDEIGVGDPVITRQGADRVVVQLPGVQDTAEAKRMIGATATLEYRAVVDGDPFDAVASGNVPPEARVYYRRDVGVDGRPIPVLLNKRVIASGEQMVTAQSTLDENGMPAVSVTLNNLGGQRMFDFTSMSVGKPMAVVYIERIPQLTTNAAGEEVRSFRVSEEVISVANINGVFGKQFQTTGLEKAEADGLARLLRSGSLAAPMDFIEERIVGPSLGKENVERGTQAVMYAFVFTLLFFGIYYRMFGLFTCIALLLNLLMVVAVMSLFGATMSLPGFAGLALSIGMSVDANVLINERIREELRAGLPARAAIATGYDKASGTIFDSNMTALLAGIALFAFGTGPLKGFAVTMVIGILTSVFTAVTVSRGIATLVYGGRKKLTTLPI, encoded by the coding sequence ATGCTTGAATTTCCCCGCTGGAAGTACGTCGTCATCCTCCTCGTGGTGCTGTTGAGCGCGCTGTACGCGCTGCCCAACATCTATCCGCAGGATCCCTCCGTGCAGATCACCGCCAACCGCGGCGCGACCATCGGCGCCGAGCTGCGCGGCAAGGTCGACGCCGCGCTGGCCGAGGCGGGGGTCACCGCGAAGGCGGTGGACACCGACGACAAGGAAATGATGGTGCGGCTGACCAGCCTGGCCGACCAGACCCTGGTGTCGGACGCGCTGCGTCCGGTGCTGGGCGAGGATTACATCGTCGCGCTGAACCTCGCGTCCACCGTGCCGGCCTGGCTCGAAGCCGTGGGCGCCAAGCCCATGCTGCTGGGCCTTGACCTGCAGGGTGGCGTGCATTTCGTGCTGCAGGTCGACCAGAAGGCGGCGCTGGACAAGCGCCTCGACGCCTACGCCGACGAGATCCGCGCGGTGCTGCGCGACAACCGCATCCGCTACGACTCGGTCGAGCGCACGGCCGGCGGCGTGACCGTCGCCAACCTCGCCGACGCCGCCGACGCCGACCGCGCCATGGGCCTGCTGGCCACCGCGCAGCCGACGCTGCTGCGCGAGGCGGTGGGCAAGCGCATCACCGTCCGCGTGCCCGACGTCGAGCTCAACCAGATCTCCACCGACGCGATCGACCAGAACATCACCACGCTGCGCAACCGCATCGACGAGATCGGCGTGGGCGACCCGGTGATCACCCGCCAGGGCGCCGACCGCGTGGTCGTGCAGCTGCCCGGCGTGCAGGACACCGCCGAGGCCAAGCGCATGATCGGCGCGACCGCCACGCTGGAATACCGCGCGGTGGTGGACGGCGACCCCTTCGACGCGGTCGCCAGCGGCAACGTGCCGCCCGAGGCGCGCGTGTACTACCGCCGCGACGTCGGCGTCGACGGCCGCCCGATCCCGGTGCTGCTCAACAAGCGCGTGATCGCCTCCGGCGAGCAGATGGTGACCGCGCAGTCGACCCTCGACGAGAACGGCATGCCGGCGGTGAGCGTGACGCTCAACAACCTCGGCGGCCAGCGCATGTTCGACTTCACCTCGATGAGCGTCGGCAAGCCGATGGCGGTGGTGTACATCGAGCGCATCCCGCAGCTGACCACCAACGCCGCCGGCGAGGAAGTGCGCAGTTTCCGGGTCAGCGAGGAAGTGATCTCGGTGGCCAACATCAACGGCGTGTTCGGCAAGCAGTTCCAGACCACGGGCCTCGAGAAGGCCGAGGCCGACGGCTTGGCGCGCCTGCTGCGTTCCGGTTCGCTGGCGGCACCGATGGACTTCATCGAGGAGCGCATCGTCGGCCCGAGCCTGGGCAAGGAGAACGTGGAGCGCGGCACCCAGGCGGTGATGTACGCCTTCGTGTTCACGCTGCTGTTCTTCGGCATCTACTACCGCATGTTCGGCCTGTTCACCTGTATCGCGCTGCTGCTCAACCTGCTGATGGTGGTGGCGGTGATGAGCCTGTTCGGCGCCACCATGTCGCTGCCGGGCTTCGCCGGGCTGGCGCTGTCGATCGGCATGTCGGTCGACGCCAACGTGCTCATCAACGAGCGCATACGCGAGGAGTTGCGTGCCGGGCTTCCAGCGAGGGCGGCGATCGCGACCGGCTACGACAAGGCCTCCGGCACCATCTTCGACTCCAACATGACCGCGCTGCTGGCCGGCATCGCGCTGTTCGCGTTCGGCACCGGGCCGCTGAAGGGCTTCGCGGTGACGATGGTGATCGGCATCCTGACCTCGGTGTTCACCGCGGTGACGGTGTCGCGCGGCATCGCCACGCTGGTCTACGGCGGCCGCAAGAAACTCACCACCCTGCCCATCTGA
- the secF gene encoding protein translocase subunit SecF, giving the protein MTIFPLRLIPATPNIDFMRLRWVSVLVSLALTIGSIAAIAGIGFNYALDFTGGTVVELRFQQAADVDGVRERLEAAGYASAQVQTYGSGSDLLVRLQPRDGETSADANARTAEEVRAAASAEGNQATIQSNAFVGPQVGRELAWNGLYALLFVVVGFLIYIGFRFEWKFAVAAIVTTLNDVLIVAGFFALTGREFDLTVLAGLLSVMGFSINDTIVVFDRVRENFRSMRAPPHEVLNASINQTLSRTIITSVAAFLTVFALYLYGGGSLQGMSSAMMIGIVFGTLSSIFAACPLLTMGFLKVTKQDLLPKARDDAELARRP; this is encoded by the coding sequence ATGACCATTTTCCCGTTGCGGCTCATCCCGGCCACCCCGAACATCGACTTCATGCGCCTGCGCTGGGTGTCGGTGCTGGTGTCGCTGGCGCTCACCATCGGTTCGATCGCGGCGATCGCCGGCATCGGCTTCAACTACGCGCTGGATTTCACGGGCGGCACCGTGGTGGAGCTGCGCTTCCAGCAGGCGGCCGACGTCGACGGCGTGCGCGAACGCCTGGAGGCGGCCGGCTACGCCAGCGCGCAGGTGCAGACCTACGGCAGCGGCAGCGACCTGCTGGTGCGCCTGCAGCCGCGCGACGGCGAGACCAGCGCCGACGCCAACGCGCGCACCGCCGAGGAAGTCCGTGCGGCGGCCTCCGCCGAGGGCAACCAGGCGACCATCCAGAGCAACGCGTTCGTGGGCCCGCAGGTGGGCCGCGAGCTGGCCTGGAACGGGCTGTACGCGCTGCTGTTCGTGGTGGTCGGCTTCCTGATCTACATCGGCTTCCGGTTCGAGTGGAAGTTCGCGGTCGCGGCCATCGTCACCACCTTGAACGACGTGCTGATCGTGGCCGGCTTCTTCGCGCTCACCGGGCGCGAGTTCGACCTCACCGTGCTGGCCGGCCTGCTGTCGGTGATGGGCTTCTCGATCAACGACACCATCGTGGTCTTCGACCGCGTGCGCGAGAACTTCCGCAGCATGCGCGCGCCGCCGCACGAGGTGCTGAACGCGTCGATCAACCAGACCCTGTCGCGCACCATCATCACCTCGGTGGCGGCGTTCCTGACGGTGTTCGCGCTGTACCTGTATGGCGGCGGTTCGCTGCAGGGCATGTCGTCGGCGATGATGATCGGCATCGTGTTCGGCACGCTGTCGTCGATCTTCGCGGCCTGCCCGCTGCTCACCATGGGCTTCCTGAAGGTCACCAAGCAGGACCTGCTGCCGAAGGCACGCGACGACGCGGAACTCGCACGCAGGCCGTGA
- a CDS encoding inositol monophosphatase family protein, which translates to MLQPAVNIMVKAARAGGNVLLRNMNKLDALNVVEKERMDYASEVDGLAEAAVIKELRRAYPEYAVLGEEGGAIKGNRGPSRYTWVIDPLDGTSNYLRGFPHWCVSIALCEGAEPLHAVIFDPLRNELFTASRGSGAQLNGHRIRIGERKDLTGATITTGFAPRERARVAAQFDCMRQVLATAEDIRRTGSAALDLAYVAAGRTDGYFEAGVQVWDVAAGILLVREAGGRVSDFRGAALGPMHIAMQSRQVLAGNLKLADALQKTIEASGYAAAF; encoded by the coding sequence ATGCTACAACCTGCTGTCAACATCATGGTCAAGGCGGCCCGCGCCGGCGGCAACGTCCTGCTGCGCAACATGAACAAGCTCGACGCACTCAACGTGGTCGAGAAGGAACGGATGGACTACGCCAGCGAGGTCGACGGACTGGCCGAAGCCGCCGTGATCAAGGAGCTGCGCCGCGCCTATCCCGAATACGCCGTGCTCGGCGAGGAAGGCGGGGCCATCAAAGGCAACCGCGGGCCGAGCCGCTACACCTGGGTCATCGACCCGCTGGACGGCACCAGCAACTACCTGCGCGGCTTCCCGCACTGGTGCGTCTCGATCGCGCTGTGCGAGGGTGCCGAGCCGCTGCACGCGGTGATCTTCGACCCGCTGCGCAACGAGCTGTTCACCGCCAGCCGCGGCAGCGGCGCGCAGCTCAACGGCCACCGCATCCGCATCGGCGAGCGCAAGGACCTGACCGGCGCCACCATCACCACCGGCTTCGCGCCGCGCGAACGCGCGCGCGTGGCGGCGCAGTTCGACTGCATGCGCCAGGTGCTGGCGACGGCCGAGGACATCCGCCGCACGGGCTCCGCCGCGCTCGACCTGGCGTACGTGGCCGCCGGGCGCACCGACGGCTACTTCGAGGCCGGCGTACAGGTCTGGGACGTTGCCGCCGGCATCCTGCTGGTCCGCGAGGCCGGTGGCCGCGTCAGCGACTTCCGCGGCGCCGCGCTTGGCCCGATGCACATCGCCATGCAGAGCCGCCAGGTGCTGGCCGGAAACCTCAAGCTGGCCGACGCGCTGCAGAAGACCATCGAAGCCTCGGGCTACGCCGCCGCGTTCTGA
- a CDS encoding RNA methyltransferase, which yields MNIAQQGGEIRIVLVGTQHPGNIGAAARAIKTMGLERLVLVAPERYPHGDAIAMAAGADDVLDAARIVGSLAEAVADCALVLGCTARSRRIALEELAPRAAAARLHGAAASGARVALVFGRERTGLDNDELQLCHAAVHIPANPDYSSLNLAAAVQVLSYELRMAALADGGHAVALAPQEEQREPPASHAELEGFFAQLGDTLDAIDFHKGRAPESALRKLRRIFLRCALDTREVRLLRGVLADAQRMARLASPPGPGG from the coding sequence ATGAACATCGCGCAGCAAGGCGGCGAAATCCGCATCGTCCTCGTCGGGACCCAGCATCCGGGCAACATCGGCGCGGCTGCGCGGGCGATCAAGACCATGGGCCTGGAGCGCCTGGTGCTGGTGGCGCCGGAGCGCTATCCGCATGGCGATGCCATCGCGATGGCCGCGGGCGCGGACGACGTGCTGGACGCGGCGCGCATCGTCGGAAGCCTCGCCGAAGCGGTTGCCGACTGCGCGCTGGTGCTGGGCTGCACCGCGCGCAGCCGGCGCATCGCGCTGGAGGAGCTGGCGCCGCGCGCCGCTGCCGCGCGCCTGCACGGCGCCGCGGCATCCGGTGCACGGGTGGCGCTGGTATTCGGGCGCGAGCGCACCGGGCTCGACAACGACGAGCTGCAGCTGTGCCATGCGGCGGTGCATATCCCGGCCAATCCCGACTACAGCTCGCTCAACCTGGCCGCCGCGGTGCAGGTGCTGTCCTACGAACTGCGGATGGCGGCCCTGGCCGACGGCGGCCATGCCGTGGCCCTCGCGCCACAGGAGGAGCAGCGCGAGCCTCCAGCCAGCCACGCCGAGCTGGAGGGGTTCTTCGCCCAGCTTGGCGACACCCTCGATGCAATCGATTTCCACAAGGGCAGGGCACCGGAGTCGGCGTTGCGCAAGCTGCGACGCATCTTCCTGCGCTGTGCCCTGGACACGCGTGAGGTGCGCCTGCTGCGCGGCGTGCTGGCCGACGCCCAGCGCATGGCGCGGCTGGCATCGCCGCCCGGCCCCGGGGGATGA
- a CDS encoding phosphate/phosphite/phosphonate ABC transporter substrate-binding protein, which translates to MFRRLRHLPAAMVLCFLALLHTAAASDAGVLVLGRISDDPAAHYDQLKPLLDYVVPRMADVGIREGRILMARDLKQMESYLRRGRVDWVTETTASALQLQTRAGAEPLLLTERSGVSSYRTVFFARRDSGIDSLDDLRGRSIAFQNLNSTSAYYLPAMELISRGLPMEILLSPGDRPAQGSVGYLFARSELNIATWVHKRLVDAGALSNLDWDSAQRMPASYRGDLVVFHVTPEFPRALEMARGDMDPAVKARLREVLAAAANDPDASEALLRFFNTTRFLPMDAATARSLDLLRAGVSRVGAKIE; encoded by the coding sequence ATGTTCCGCCGACTGCGCCACCTGCCAGCCGCGATGGTCCTGTGCTTCCTCGCGTTGCTGCACACGGCGGCGGCGAGCGATGCCGGCGTGCTGGTCCTGGGACGCATCAGCGACGACCCCGCCGCGCACTACGACCAGCTCAAGCCGCTGCTTGATTACGTGGTGCCGCGGATGGCGGATGTGGGCATCCGCGAGGGGCGCATCCTGATGGCGCGCGACCTGAAGCAGATGGAGAGCTACCTGCGCCGTGGGCGCGTCGACTGGGTCACCGAGACCACGGCCAGCGCCCTGCAGCTGCAGACGCGCGCCGGCGCGGAGCCGCTGCTGCTCACCGAGCGCAGCGGCGTGAGCAGCTACCGCACCGTGTTCTTCGCGCGCCGCGACAGCGGCATCGACAGCCTTGACGACCTGCGCGGGCGCAGCATCGCCTTCCAGAACCTGAACTCCACCAGCGCCTACTACCTGCCGGCCATGGAGCTCATCAGTCGCGGCCTGCCCATGGAGATCCTGCTGTCGCCGGGCGATCGCCCGGCGCAAGGCTCGGTGGGCTACCTGTTCGCGCGCTCGGAGCTCAACATCGCCACCTGGGTGCACAAGCGGCTGGTCGATGCCGGCGCGCTCAGCAATCTCGACTGGGACAGCGCGCAGCGCATGCCGGCCAGCTACCGGGGCGACCTGGTGGTGTTCCATGTCACCCCCGAGTTCCCGCGCGCGCTGGAGATGGCCCGCGGCGACATGGATCCTGCGGTCAAGGCACGCCTGCGCGAGGTGCTGGCCGCCGCAGCGAACGATCCGGATGCCAGCGAGGCACTGCTGCGCTTCTTCAACACCACCCGGTTCCTGCCGATGGACGCCGCGACCGCGCGTTCGCTCGACCTGCTGCGTGCCGGCGTGTCGCGTGTCGGGGCGAAGATCGAATGA